The following are encoded in a window of Impatiens glandulifera chromosome 5, dImpGla2.1, whole genome shotgun sequence genomic DNA:
- the LOC124938668 gene encoding serine hydroxymethyltransferase 4-like, whose protein sequence is MDPVNEWGNTPLNVVDEEIYNLIEKEKRRQSHGIELIASENFTSFAVIQALGSPLTNKYSEGMPGNRYYGGNEFIDEIENLCRSRALQVYRLDPTKWGVNVQPYSGSPANFAAYTAILNPHDRIMGLDLPSGGHLTHGYYTSGGKKISATSIYFESLPYKVDFSTGYIDYDKLEEKALDFRPKLIICGGSAYPRDWEYAKLRSVADKCGAMLLCDMAHISGLVAAQEAANPFSYCDIVTTTTHKSLRGPRAGMIFYRKGPKPEKKGQAADAVYDYEDRINFAVFPSLQGGPHNHQIGALAVALKQAMSPGFKAYAKQVKANAVALGKYLMSKDYKLVTEGTDNHLVLWDLRPLGLTGNKVEKLCDVCNITVNKNAVFGDSSALAPGGVRIGTPAMTSRGLVEKDFEQIGEFLHRSVTLTLKIQNEHGKLLKDFNKGLVNNEELAQLKEDVEKFSASFDMPGFLMSEMKYKD, encoded by the exons ATGGATCCTGTAAATGAATGGGGAAACACTCCTCTGAACGTCGTCGACGAAGAGATCTACAATCTAATCGAAAAAGAGAAACGCCGTCAATCCCACGGCATTGAGCTAATCGCCTCCGAAAATTTCACCTCATTCGCCGTCATCCAAGCTCTCGGCAGCCCTCTAACAAACAAATACTCTGAAGGAATGCCCGGTAATCGTTACTACGGTGGCAACGAATTCATCGACGAAATCGAAAACCTTTGTCGTAGTCGCGCTCTTCAAGTTTACCGTCTTGATCCCACCAAATGGGGCGTTAATGTTCAACCATATTCAGGAAGTCCTGCTAATTTCGCTGCTTATACAGCAATTCTTAATCCACATGATCGAATCATGGGATTGGATTTACCGTCTGGTGGACATTTGACACATGGGTATTATACATCAGGTGGGAAGAAGATATCCGCAACTTCGATTTACTTTGAGAGTTTGCCTTATAAGGTTGATTTCTCAACTGGGTATATTGATTATGATAAATTGGAGGAGAAAGCTTTGGATTTTAGACCGAAATTGATTATTTGTGGTGGAAGTGCTTATCCAAGGGATTGGGAATATGCTAAGCTTAGATCTGTTGCTGATAAATGCGGTGCGATGTTGCTTTGCGATATGGCTCACATCAGTGGCCTAGTTGCAGCTCAG GAAGCTGCGAATCCGTTTAGTTATTGTGACATTGTGACAACGACAACACATAAGAGTTTGAGAGGTCCTAGAGCTGGAATGATCTTTTACAGGAAAGGACCTAAGCCAGAAAAGAAAGGTCAGGCAGCGGATGCGgtttatgattatgaagacagGATTAATTTCGCTGTTTTCCCATCACTTCAAGGTGGACCACATAATCATCAGATTGGTGCTTTGGCTGTTGCTCTTAAACAAGCTATGTCACCTGGATTCAAAGCTTATGCTAAGCAGGTAAAGGCAAATGCAGTTGCCTTGGGAAAATACTTAATGAGTAAAGACTATAAGCTTGTGACCGAAGGAACTGATAATCATCTTGTTCTATGGGATCTTCGTCCTCTAGGATTGACTG GTAATAAGGTTGAGAAGCTTTGTGATGTCTGCAACATAACTGTGAACAAGAATGCTGTGTTTGGTGACAGCAGTGCTTTGGCTCCAGGAGGGGTTAGAATTGGTACTCCAGCAATGACATCGAGGGGTTTGGTGGAGAAAGATTTTGAACAAATCGGAGAATTCCTCCATCGTTCAGTGACGCTTACTCTTAAGATTCAGAACGAGCATGGGAAACTACTCAAGGACTTTAACAAGGGCTTGGTAAACAACGAGGAACTTGCCCAGCTTAAGGAAGATGTCGAGAAATTCTCAGCCTCTTTTGACATGCCTGGTTTCTTGATGTCCGAGATGAAGTACAAGGATTAG
- the LOC124940141 gene encoding proteasome subunit beta type-2-A-like — protein MECVFGLVGKGFALVISDTSAVSSILVHKSNEDKIMVLDSHKLMGASGEAGDRVQFTEYIQKNVSLYQFRNGIPLTTAATANLTRGELATALRKSPYSVNILLAGYDKEKGPSLYYIDYIASLHKVNTAALGYGSYFSLAMMDRHYHKNMNLEEAIELVDKVIIEIRSRLVVAPPNFLIKIVDEDGAREYAWRESIKDTKAPPTL, from the exons ATGGAGTGTGTATTTGGACTTGTCGGTAAGGGTTTCGCTCTTGTAATCTCCGATACATCGGCCGTTAGTAGTATTCTCGTTCATAAGTCTAACGAGGACAAGATCATGGTCCTCGATTCTCACAAACTCATGGGAGCCAGCGGTGAAGCCGGCGACAG AGTCCAGTTTACTGAGTACATACAAAAGAATGTGTCTTTGTATCAATTCCGTAACGGAATTCCATTGACGACTGCAGCTACTGCTAATCTTACCCGTGGAGAGCTAGCTACTGCCTTACGCAAG AGTCCGTATTCTGTGAACATTCTACTAGCTGGATATGACAAGGAAAAGGGTCCTTCCCTATACTACATTGACTACATCGCATCACTTCACAAGGTTAACACTGCTGCTTTGGGTTATGGCTCATATTTTTCACTAGCCATGATGGACAGACACTACCACAAGAATATGAATTTGGAAGAAGCCATTGAACTCGTGGATAAAGTCATAATAGAGATCCGTTCAAGACTTGTTGTAGCTCCTCCAAACTTTCTTATCAAAATCGTTGATGAAGATGGTGCTAGAGAATACGCATGGCGCGAATCTATCAAGGACACCAAGGCTCCACCAACTCTTTGA
- the LOC124937708 gene encoding adenosylhomocysteinase 1: MALLVEKTTSGREYKVKDMSQADFGRLEIELAEVEMPGLMSCRTEFGPSQPFKGARITGSLHMTIQTAVLIETLTALGAEVRWCSCNIFSTQDHAAAAIARDSAAVFAWKGETLQEYWWCTERALDWGPGGGPDLIVDDGGDTTLLIHEGVKAEIEFEKTGAFPDPTSTDNAEFQIVLSIIRDGLKVDPKKYHKMNERLVGVSEETTTGVKRLYQMQSNGTLLFPAINVNDSVTKSKFDNLYGCRHSLPDGLMRATDVMIAGKVAVICGFGDVGKGCAAAMKQAGARVIVTEIDPICALQALMEGYQVLTLADAVSDADIFVTTTGNKDIIMLSDMKKMKNNAIVCNIGHFDNEIDMLGLETYPGVKRITIKPQTDRWVFPDTKTGIIILAEGRLMNLGCATGHPSFVMSCSFTNQVIAQLELWKEKDTGKYEKKVYVLPKHLDEKVAALHLAKLGARLTKLSKDQADYISVPVEGPYKPPHYRY, translated from the exons ATGGCTCTCCTCGTCGAGAAAACCACTTCCGGTCGTGAATACAAGGTCAAGGACATGTCTCAAGCCGACTTCGGTCGTCTCGAGATCGAACTCGCCGAGGTTGAAATGCCCGGTCTCATGTCCTGCCGTACTGAATTCGGTCCTTCTCAACCATTCAAGGGTGCAAGAATCACCGGATCTCTTCACATGACCATCCAGACTGCCGTCCTCATCGAAACCCTAACCGCACTTGGTGCTGAAGTCAGATGGTGTTCATGCAACATCTTCTCGACTCAGGACCATGCTGCTGCTGCTATTGCTCGTGATTCGGCTGCTGTGTTCGCATGGAAGGGTGAAACTTTACAGGAGTATTGGTGGTGTACTGAACGTGCTTTGGATTGGGGTCCTGGTGGTGGACCAGATCTGATTGTTGATGATGGTGGTGATACTACTCTTCTTATTCATGAAGGTGTTAAAGCTGAGATTGAGTTTGAAAAGACTGGTGCTTTTCCTGATCCCACTTCTACTGATAATGCGGAGTTTCAGATTGTTCTTTCTATTATCCGTGATGGGTTGAAGGTTGATCCCAAGAAGTACCATAAGATGAATGAGAGACTTGTTGGTGTTTCTGAAGAGACCACCACTGGTGTCAAGAGGCTTTACCAGATGCAGTCGAATGGAACTCTCTTGTTCCCTGCTATCAATGTCAATGACTCTGTCACCAAGAGCAAG TTCGATAACTTGTATGGTTGCCGTCACTCTCTCCCTGATGGTTTGATGAGGGCTACTGATGTTATGATTGCCGGAAAGGTAGCTGTGATCTGTGGTTTCGGAGATGTTGGAAAGGGTTGTGCTGCTGCCATGAAACAAGCTGGTGCCCGTGTGATTGTTACTGAGATCGATCCAATCTGTGCTCTTCAAGCACTGATGGAAGGTTACCAGGTCCTAACACTAGCGGATGCTGTCTCAGATGCTGACATCTTCGTGACCACCACAGGAAACAAGGACATCATCATGTTGAGCGacatgaagaagatgaagaacaacgcAATCGTGTGCAACATTGGTCATTTCGACAATGAAATCGACATGCTTGGACTTGAGACATACCCAGGAGTgaagaggatcacaatcaagcCACAGACAGACAGGTGGGTGTTCCCTGATACCAAGACTGGTATCATCATCCTTGCTGAGGGTAGGTTGATGAACTTGGGTTGTGCTACTGGACATCCTAGCTTTGTCATGTCTTGCTCGTTCACAAACCAGGTGATTGCTCAGCTTGAGCTGTGGAAGGAGAAGGATACAGGAAAGTATGAGAAGAAGGTTTATGTTTTGCCCAAGCATCTTGATGAGAAGGTTGCTGCTCTTCATTTGGCTAAGCTTGGGGCTAGACTGACCAAGTTGAGCAAGGACCAGGCTGATTACATCAGTGTGCCTGTTGAGGGTCCATACAAGCCTCCACACTACAGGTACTAG